A stretch of the Manis pentadactyla isolate mManPen7 chromosome 16, mManPen7.hap1, whole genome shotgun sequence genome encodes the following:
- the MMUT gene encoding methylmalonyl-CoA mutase, mitochondrial, protein MLRAKTRLFMCSPHHLKQLKESSDSRLIWQRLLHQQLPLHPEWAALAKKQLKGKNPEDLIWHTPEGLSIKPLYSSRDTKDLPEELPGVKPFTRGPYPTMYTFRPWTIRQYAGFSTVEESNKFYKDNIKAGQQGLSVAFDLATHRGYDSDNPRVRGDVGMAGVAIDTVEDTKILFDEIPLEKMSVSMTMNGAVIPILANFIVTGEEQGVPKEQLTGTIQNDILKEFMVRNTYIFPPEPSMKIIADIFQYTAKHMPKFNSISISGYHMQEAGADAILELAYTIADGLEYCRTGLQAGLTIDEFAPRLSFFWGIGMNFYMEIAKMRAGRKLWSHLIEKMFQPKNSKSLLLRAHCQTSGWSLTEQDPYNNIIRTTVEAMAAVFGGTQSLHTNSFDEALGLPTVKSARIARNTQIIIQEESGIPKVADPWGGSYMMESLTNDVCDAALKLINEIEELGGMAKAVAEGIPKLQIEQCAARKQARIDSGSEVIVGVNKYQLEKEESVDVLAIDNTSVRNKQIEKLKKVKSSRDQAVAARCLTALTECAASGDGNILALAVDAARARCTVGEITDAMKKIFGEHKASDRMVSGAYRQEFGESKEISFAIKRVNKFMEHEGRRPRLLVAKMGQDGHDRGAKVIATGFADLGFDVDIGPLFQTPREVAQQAVDADVHAVGVSTLAAGHKTLVPELIKELNSLGRPDILVMCGGVIPPQDYEFLFEVGVSNVFGPGTRIPKAAVQVLDDIEKCLEKKQQSM, encoded by the exons ATGTTGAGGGCTAAGACTCGGCTTTTCATGTGTTCACCTCATCACCTGAAGCAGctaaaagaatcatcagactccaGGCTTATATGGCAGCGACTTCTGCACCAGCAACTGCCTCTTCACCCAGAATGGGCTGCTCTGGCTAAAAAGCAGCTGAAAGGCAAAAACCCAGAAGACCTAATATGGCACACTCCAGAAGGGCTCTCCATAAAGCCCTTATATTCCAGTAGGGATACCAAGGACTTGCCTGAAGAACTTCCAGGAGTGAAGCCGTTCACGCGGGGACCATATCCTACCATGTACACCTTTAGGCCCTGGACCATCCGTCAGTATGCTGGTTTTAGTACTGTGGAAGAGAGCAATAAGTTCTATAAGGACAATATTAAAG cTGGTCAACAGGGATTATCCGTTGCCTTTGATCTGGCAACACATCGTGGCTATGATTCAGACAACCCTCGAGTTCGTGGTGATGTTGGAATGGCTGGAGTTGCTATTGACACTGTGGAAGATACTAAAATTCTCTTTGATGAAATTCCTTTAGAAAAAATGTCAGTTTCCATGACCATGAATGGAGCAGTTATTCCAATCCTTGCAAATTTTATAGTAACTGGAGAAGAGCAAGGCGTACCTAAAGAACAACTTACTGGTACAATCCAAAATGATATACTAAAGGAGTTTATGGTCAGAAATACTTACATTTTTCCTCCAGAACCATCCATGAAAATTATTGCAGACATTTTCCAGTATACAGCAAAG cACATGCCAAAATTTAATTCAATTTCAATTAGTGGTTACCATATGCAAGAGGCAGGGGCTGATGCCATTCTGGAACTCGCCTATACTATAGCAGATGGACTGGAGTATTGTAGAACTGGACTCCAAGCAGGCCTGACAATTGATGAGTTTGCACCAAG GTTGTCTTTCTTCTGGGGAATTGGGATGAACTTCTATATGGAAATTGCAAAAATGAGAGCTGGGAGAAAACTCTGGTCTCACTTAATAGAGAAAATGTTTCAGCCTAAAAACTCTAAATCTCTTCTTCTGAGAGCACATTGTCAGACATCAGGATGGTCACTTACTGAGCAG GATCCTTACAATAACATTATTCGTACCACAGTGGAAGCAATGGCAGCAGTGTTTGGAGGGACTCAGTCTTTGCACACAAATTCTTTTGATGAAGCCTTGGGTTTGCCAACGGTGAAAAGTGCTCGAATTGCCAGGAACACACAAATCATCATTCAGGAAGAATCTGGGATTCCCAAAGTGGCTGATCCTTGGGGAGGTTCATATATGATGGAGTCACTTACAAATGATGTTTGTGATGCTGCCTTGAAG CTCATTAATGAAATTGAAGAGCTGGGTGGGATGGCCAAAGCTGTAGCAGAGGGAATACCTAAACTTCAAATTGAACAATGTGCTGCCCGAAAACAAGCTAGAATAGACTCTG GTTCTGAGGTAATTGTTGGAGTAAATAAGTAccagttggaaaaagaagaatctgTGGATGTTCTCGCTATTGACAATACTTCAGTGCGTAACAAGCAGATTGAAAAACTTAAGAAG GTTAAATCCAGCAGGGATCAAGCTGTGGCTGCGAGGTGTCTCACTGCCCTGACTGAGTGTGCTGCCAGTGGCGATGGGAATATTCTGGCTCTCGCAGTGGATGCAGCTCGTGCAAG atGTACAGTTGGAGAAATCACAGATGCCATGAAAAAGATATTTGGTGAACATAAAGCTAGTGATCGTATGGTGAGTGGAGCCTATCGCCAGGAATTTGGAGAAAGTAAAGAGATATCATTTGCTATTAAGAG GGTTAATAAATTCATGGAACATGAAGGTCGTAGACCTCGCCTTCTTGTGGCAAAAATGGGACAAGATGGACATGATAGAGGAGCAAAAGTTATTGCTACAGGATTTGCTGATCTTGGTTTTGATGTGGACATAGGTCCTCTTTTTCAG ACTCCCCGGGAAGTGGCCCAGCAGGCTGTAGATGCAGATGTGCATGCGGTGGGTGTAAGCACACTTGCTGCTGGTCATAAAACCCTGGTTCCTGAGCTCATCAAAGAACTTAACTCTCTGGGACGGCCAGACATTCTTGTCATGTGTGGAGGGGTGATACCACCACAG GATTATGAATTTCTGTTTGAAGTTGGTGTTTCCAATGTATTTGGTCCTGGGACTCGAATTCCAAAGGCTGCCGTTCAAGTGCTTGATGATATTGAGAAGTGTTTGGAAAAGAAGCAGCAATCTATGTAA